CAGCCTGAAAGAAGAATTTGTACTGATCGGAGAAGTATTATTCGGTGACTATAACCAGATCGTCAACGACGACATGCTTCACAGCTGTACCAACTACGAGTGCTACAAAGGGCTCTACTCCAGCTTCAATTCCATGAACCTGTTCGAGATCGCCCATTCCCTGCACCGTCAGTTCGGAGCGGACCCCTGGTGCATTTACCGGGGTAAACATCTGATGACCTTTGCGGACAACCATGATGTGACAAGGCTGGCCAGCATTCTTACCAACAAGGCGCACATTCCTCTGGCCTACGGCCTTCTCTTTGGAATGCCCGGGATCCCCTGTCTGTATTACGGCAGCGAGTGGGGAGAACCCGGGGAAAAGGCGCCGGACAACGACTATGCCCTGCGCCCCCATTTTGAAGCGCCAAAACCAAACGATCTGACCGATTTCATCCGAAAACTGATCCAGATCCGACATGGCAGCGACGCCCTGTGCAACGGCTCCTACCGCAACGTGGTGATCACCAACCACCAGCTGATCTTTGAACGGGCAACTGAAAAGGAGCGGATCCTGGTAGCGGTAAACGCCGCAGATGCGCCCTATACCGCATCCTGCGGAGATCTTAACGGAACCGCTACAGAACTGCTCAGTGGTCGAAAACTAGATATAGCGGGAAATCTGGAGCTTCCAGCTTACAGCATACAATATCTGGTCCTGTAGTTCATTTTGGTACACCCCTGAAGTCAATTTAGGACGTAGCCTTTTTAAAAAAGGCTACGTCCTAAATTGACTTAAAAATATTATTTTCTCACCAGGGCCTTCTCAATTTCCGCAATGTACATGGTGTGATAATCTTTGGTAGGATACCATTTTTCATCGCATTCTTTCTCGATGAAGCACTCTGGCTTCATCTCCTGAGCGTACAGCTTCCTGCACACCAGGATCATCTCTGCCTCTTCCACCCCGGTGGTGCCGTCCACATAGAAGGGATGGAGTCCGGCTTCTTTCCATTTGTCTTCCACATTTTTCCCGGAGACAGAACCGCACACGTTCAGCGCCTTGCGGTGTTCTTCCGGCAGGAAGGACAGGGTAAATCTTTCTTCCCGGTCCACGAATTCCTTGGTGTAACGCTGCGGACGGATATAGGCGGTTGCCACTTCTTTCCCCCACATAATGCCAACGCCGCCCCAGCTCGCCGTCATGGTATTGGACTTTTCCTCGTTCCCGGCTGTGATCAGCATCCACTGTTTGCTGATCTTATCAAATGGATTAAACTCCAAGCTGTGAATATCTGTTTCCTGAAATCCCATTTTTCATTTCCTCCTTATCTATAAACTTCTGATTATACTCTAATACAGATCCTGCGCCCTGTCAAAAATCCTTTTTCTCAAAATGCTGATAATCCTTGGAACTGATCCAGTCCCCGCCCCAGGTAAATCCATAGCTGGAAAACACCTTATACGCCTGGTCCTCATGGGTGATCATATGGGGAAGTCCTGCGTCCCGGTCCAGATATTTCTCCATATCCTTATAGTACTTCGCGATCTCTCCGGCGGCATTGTACTGCACGTAGGGATTCTCTATAGGGTTCAGGTCAATGGCGTATCCTCTGGCGTGATTGGACAAATGATCCGTCCCCGGCACCACCCGGTAATTGAACGCGGAGGTATTGTTGTGCTCAATGGAATTAGTATCTGAGTCCACGCCGTTTCCCGTCCAGAATTTGTCAATGAGACGCATGGAGGCGATCTCATATTCCTTCTGGAACAGTTCCAGGAAGATCTTCCGGCAGTCCTCCGCGATCCGCCGGTTGACGATCAGCTCGCCCACCTGGATCTCGTGGTCATAGTTATAGTGCAGCACCTTCAGATAGCGAAGGTCCTCCAGGCCGATATGGTCGTTTTCCCGATAGGACTTCCCGTTGATCTCCTGGTAAACCTCATCGCTGATCCCGGCGATCTGAAAATACTTCTCCGGTTCGTTCAGGTCCAGCCAGGCCGCCGGGATCACCTCGCCGGCCTTCACGTAAGAGATCTCATCCAGATGAATGGAAAGGGAAAGGGACCGCCCCTCCCCGGCTTCCTGCTCTTTGGAGATCTTTCCATACGCCGCTCCGAAATGGCTGCAGCTGCACGCTCCTGTCAGCAGAAGAAGGGCAAGACACAAAGCCCCTGCCCTTCTCCATATTTTTTTCTTCCAGAGACCCTTCATCTAGTCTGCATCCTCCCCGTAGATCTCAACTTCCGCAATACAGGTATCATTCCAGACGTCGCTGCTTCCCCGGTAAACGCCTTCAATGGTAATGGTGATCTGGGATGTATCACAACCTTCTTCCACCGCTACCCATTGTTTGGTCTTCTCATCCGGGAACTCCACCAGCGTCTCCCTGCCGTTCATCGTGATCTTCAACGTCTCCGGCCGGTTATTCTGCCTGTAATAGTCGTCGGTTCTCCAGTTGCCCAGGTTGAACGCCAGATAGTTGACCTCATAAACCCGATCAAGATAGAAGGTCGCCTGCTCTCCGATCCCCGACCCGTCTACGCCTTCCTGCCAGGACGTCTCAAGATTTCCATCCAGCATCATGGCCGGGCTGTTGTTATGCCCTTCCTGATCGATCACGGAAGTAGCGGAAGCGTTATTCACTGTCAGCTTGTAGCTGTCCCCCAGCGTTGCCGGCTGAGAGATCCGGTAAGCCGTCCAGTTTTCCTTCGCTTCCATCTCCTCCTGGGCTTTTCTTGCTTCTTCCTGTTCCTGCCGTTCTTTCTCTTCCTGCTCCTGCCGCTCTTTTTCTTCCTGTTCTTCCTGCTCCTGCTCTGCTTCCAGCTGTTCCTGCCGCAACTCTTCCTCTTTCTTCTCAGAGATCCGGTTATACGCCACGAATCCGATCACCCCTGCCAGCAGAACTGCCACCAGCACCGCAATGACAATGATCAGCGGCGCCTTTGACTTTTTCTTCTCCGGCGGCGGCAGCGGCGCGCCGCAGTTCCCGCAGAACTGGGAACTCATTTCATTTTCATATCCGCAATTGGGACAACGCATACTTTTTCCTCCCTCTTTCTCTCTGGGTCCGTTCAATGCAAAAGCAGCCTGGAGAAACGGCTCCGACCAGGACCCGCCTCAGGCCGCATTTTTACAAAAAATTCTTACAGTTCTTCCGGATCAAGATACCATTTCCCGTCAATTTTCAATACCCGGACTGTTTCTCCCGGATCGGATTCCTCCTGCTTTGCGCCATTTACATACAGCTTGTAGGAGAACTCCACTTCTTTTCCTTCTTCAATATCGCCCAGGAATCCCATGTAACTACTTTCCAGGTCTTCCAGTTCAGACTCTGTCATATCTCTGGCATTCCCGATCTCGTAATCTATCTCAATGTCACCGGAATAATCATCCAGGGCGTTTTCAATTTCCTCGATGACCATTTCTTCCATATCCTCGCGGTCCATACCACTCCAGGACTCTGCCACATCCAGGTATTTCTCCGGGATCAGATCCAGCGCAGCTTCACCATCTCCCTCTTCCATCACTTTCACCAGGTTCTTGATAGGAGCCTCATAGTTGTCCCGGAAGAAGATCAGCTTTACTGCCACGATCACCAGGATCACTGCCAGCACGATAGCGCCGATGGCTACATAAGGCGGACGCTTCTTTGCCGTCGTCCCAGTCTGTCCGTAGCCGCCCTGGGCATAGCCTCCCTGGCTGTAGCTTCCCTGATTATAACTGTAATTCTGGCTATTTCCGCCGGGAGCCTGCGCCCCCTGGCCCTGAACAGGCTTGATCGGAGCCCCGCATTTGGGACAGAACTTTCCGTCTCCTTTGATCTCATTTCCACAACGACTGCAAAACATAAATTTTCCCTCCTCTTAAGAATATTCTAATTCGCATCTCCGATATATCCCTGGGTATCCAGTTCATGCTCTTTCACATTCAGGAACTCCGCATTCCGCCGTTCATATTCATTCAGCGTATAGGCATAATTGTCATCAAAATCTTTCGGATCGTAAAGCCCCTGATACCAAGATTTGGATTCAAAATAATCCATCAGTTCCTGGGACTGAAACCTTCGTCCGTGTCTGGCGTATATCTCGTTCTTCCCATAGTTGATCTCCTGAATAGTCAGACCTTCCACATCCGCATCGGTCAGATACCGGGAAGCGCTGTCCGGGAAAATGTAATCCCTGTCAGTTGCACCTGTGGTTGGGTCTTCTGCAGGGTCTTCTGCAGGCTCTTCTGTCTTCTCAGTCTCTCCGCCAACATCAGGCCTCTCATCTTCCAGTTTCTCGTCCGTCTCTTCCTGGCTCTCTTCCTGATCCTCCCGGAGTTCTTCTGTCACTTCCTGGTCGTTCTTTCCCTCCATATAGTGAAAAAGGAACAACCCTCCAAAGCCGGCCAGCGCTGCCACGATCAGGACCAGGAGAACAATGATCAACGCCATATGCTTTTTTCTCCCCGGCCCTTCTTCCGGCAGATCGTCATATCCTGGCGCTCCCATATCTCCAAGCTCTCTTAAAGGGCAACCGCACTCTCCGCAGAATGTATCTTCCCGTTCAACCGGCGCTCCACATCGTGGACATCTCAGACTCATCTTCTCTCCCCCCTGCTCACTTGTTTCTTTCTATCAATTCAGCTTGGTTCCGCAGGAAGTGCAGAAGGATAAGTGCTCTGCCAGCACCTTCCCGCAATTGGGGCAGACCTTTGTGCCCGGCTGGGGGCCATGGTTCTCCGGCCCCGGAGCTGGCTCTTTCTTCAGCGGGGTGCCGCAAATGATACAGAATCCCTGTCCCGGATTGATCTCTGCCCCACAATTCGGGCAAGTTGGGCCCTTAGGCGGTTCCGGGATCGGGATCGGCTCCGGCTCTGGCTCTGACTCTGGAATTGGTTCCGGGATCGGTTCCGGTTCCGGTACTGGCTCTGGAACGGGTTCTGGGATCGGTTCCGGCGCAGGGGCTGTATGTTCAATCTTAGATCCACAATTTACGCAGAACGCCTGATCCGGCTCTACCGGCGCGCCGCAGTTGCTGCACACCTCTCCGCCCTGAGGCGGTTCCGGCGCAGGGGCTGGAGCCGGATGTTCAATCTTGGCTCCGCACACATTACAGAACATGGAGTCCTGCGCGATCTGCGCATGGCAGTTGGGGCAGAAGATCACGCCTTTTACCCGCTGGATCTGTCCCCGCAGATCTGCGATCTGTGTCTCCAGCTCATCCAGCCTGGCAATGATCCCGGATTCCTCCGGGTCTGCCTCCTCGCCACTCTCTTTCAGTTTTCTATAAGAAATCGCTCCCAGATCCGCCAGCACATCCTTCTTCTGCCCTTCCAGGTTCTTAAGCGCGCCGGAAAGCTTGGCGGAATCTGTCATCTCCCTGGTCTTCTGGATCGCTCCCTGTCCCAGGTTGGTAAGTTTTTTGTCGATATCATCCAAAAAAGCCATATCTATTTCCTCCTGAAATTTAATATATGTCTAATTTTATTCTTTTTTCTCTCTTTTGACAAGATTCAACTAGACAATCTGACGAAAATTTTACAAAAACTTCTTTCACACTGTCCTTTAGCTGGGCGTCCAGTCAAATCCCGCCGTCTCGTCGTGCAGGATCCCGCTGCTTTCTTCATAAGTAAGGATTCTCTCATCTCCGCCGTCCAGCGGGCTGAGCACATAGGTGGTCACTCCTCCCCCGCTAGGCTCTGCCGTGATCTGATAGGTATAAGTATGGCTCTCCCCTGTTCCGGACATCAGCTCCACGATCGTGGCAACCCCGGACTCTTCGATGGTCAGCCCTGTCCGCAGTCCGCCCACCGGCGCCACATAACTGTATTCCCCTACAGGAAACTCAAGTGCGGCCTCACCGGATCCGCCCGCCGTCTCATCCTGGCCGTCTGAAGACATTTCTGCCTCTTCGATACTCACGATCCGGTAGGCGCCCTGATCATTGGGTTTCAGCACCGCCTTCTTCTCCGTGGTCTCCTGCCCGCTCTCGCTGCTGCGGCTGTAGGTGTAATACACTTCCATGGAATCTTCGGTGTACTCTGCCCAGGTGATCGCGGCTTCGCTGACCCAACTGATGGTAGCCGGCGCAAAGACAATCTTGTCC
This window of the Massilistercora timonensis genome carries:
- a CDS encoding zinc ribbon domain-containing protein, with protein sequence MFCSRCGNEIKGDGKFCPKCGAPIKPVQGQGAQAPGGNSQNYSYNQGSYSQGGYAQGGYGQTGTTAKKRPPYVAIGAIVLAVILVIVAVKLIFFRDNYEAPIKNLVKVMEEGDGEAALDLIPEKYLDVAESWSGMDREDMEEMVIEEIENALDDYSGDIEIDYEIGNARDMTESELEDLESSYMGFLGDIEEGKEVEFSYKLYVNGAKQEESDPGETVRVLKIDGKWYLDPEEL
- a CDS encoding alpha-amylase family glycosyl hydrolase produces the protein MWAYNSIFYQIYPLGFCGAPTHNDGQCLPRIRCLASWADYLRDLGVDAVLLNPVFESDNHGYDTRDFRKIDCRLGSNDDFADVCKTLHEHGVKIVLDGVFNHVGRGFWAFRDVQEKKWDSPYKDWFCINFDGNSGYNDGFWYEGWEGHYELVKLNLRNPAVVDYLLDCVRFWVETFDTDGLRLDVAYSLDRDFMKRLRAFTGSLKEEFVLIGEVLFGDYNQIVNDDMLHSCTNYECYKGLYSSFNSMNLFEIAHSLHRQFGADPWCIYRGKHLMTFADNHDVTRLASILTNKAHIPLAYGLLFGMPGIPCLYYGSEWGEPGEKAPDNDYALRPHFEAPKPNDLTDFIRKLIQIRHGSDALCNGSYRNVVITNHQLIFERATEKERILVAVNAADAPYTASCGDLNGTATELLSGRKLDIAGNLELPAYSIQYLVL
- a CDS encoding flavin reductase family protein, with product MGFQETDIHSLEFNPFDKISKQWMLITAGNEEKSNTMTASWGGVGIMWGKEVATAYIRPQRYTKEFVDREERFTLSFLPEEHRKALNVCGSVSGKNVEDKWKEAGLHPFYVDGTTGVEEAEMILVCRKLYAQEMKPECFIEKECDEKWYPTKDYHTMYIAEIEKALVRK
- a CDS encoding zinc ribbon domain-containing protein, whose translation is MAFLDDIDKKLTNLGQGAIQKTREMTDSAKLSGALKNLEGQKKDVLADLGAISYRKLKESGEEADPEESGIIARLDELETQIADLRGQIQRVKGVIFCPNCHAQIAQDSMFCNVCGAKIEHPAPAPAPEPPQGGEVCSNCGAPVEPDQAFCVNCGSKIEHTAPAPEPIPEPVPEPVPEPEPIPEPIPESEPEPEPIPIPEPPKGPTCPNCGAEINPGQGFCIICGTPLKKEPAPGPENHGPQPGTKVCPNCGKVLAEHLSFCTSCGTKLN
- a CDS encoding M15 family metallopeptidase, which translates into the protein MKGLWKKKIWRRAGALCLALLLLTGACSCSHFGAAYGKISKEQEAGEGRSLSLSIHLDEISYVKAGEVIPAAWLDLNEPEKYFQIAGISDEVYQEINGKSYRENDHIGLEDLRYLKVLHYNYDHEIQVGELIVNRRIAEDCRKIFLELFQKEYEIASMRLIDKFWTGNGVDSDTNSIEHNNTSAFNYRVVPGTDHLSNHARGYAIDLNPIENPYVQYNAAGEIAKYYKDMEKYLDRDAGLPHMITHEDQAYKVFSSYGFTWGGDWISSKDYQHFEKKDF
- a CDS encoding YARHG domain-containing protein, translating into MSLRCPRCGAPVEREDTFCGECGCPLRELGDMGAPGYDDLPEEGPGRKKHMALIIVLLVLIVAALAGFGGLFLFHYMEGKNDQEVTEELREDQEESQEETDEKLEDERPDVGGETEKTEEPAEDPAEDPTTGATDRDYIFPDSASRYLTDADVEGLTIQEINYGKNEIYARHGRRFQSQELMDYFESKSWYQGLYDPKDFDDNYAYTLNEYERRNAEFLNVKEHELDTQGYIGDAN
- a CDS encoding zinc-ribbon domain-containing protein gives rise to the protein MRCPNCGYENEMSSQFCGNCGAPLPPPEKKKSKAPLIIVIAVLVAVLLAGVIGFVAYNRISEKKEEELRQEQLEAEQEQEEQEEKERQEQEEKERQEQEEARKAQEEMEAKENWTAYRISQPATLGDSYKLTVNNASATSVIDQEGHNNSPAMMLDGNLETSWQEGVDGSGIGEQATFYLDRVYEVNYLAFNLGNWRTDDYYRQNNRPETLKITMNGRETLVEFPDEKTKQWVAVEEGCDTSQITITIEGVYRGSSDVWNDTCIAEVEIYGEDAD